A part of Anabas testudineus chromosome 9, fAnaTes1.2, whole genome shotgun sequence genomic DNA contains:
- the LOC113149980 gene encoding kinesin-like protein KIF27 isoform X3: MSEVCVQVAARIRPLLPREVLHNHQVCVRVVPGSAQVMLGSDRLFSFDHAFGPTDSQDEVYESCVRPLVESLVDGYNATVFCYGQTGSGKTYTVGGGHLDADGGIIDRVAQDVFLLLGEKRKNSDGVEAKVRVSYIELYKEELRDLLELHTVHKELHIREDERGNTVVVGAKEMVVTSAEELFSVLQTGNALRHTGTTGMNEHSSRSHTILTLQLIQCCHNINSSMKSVHFSKLCLVDLAGSERAGKTGNTGTRLKESVHINTGLLALGNVIRALSDPARNRRGSNCITAHIPYRDAKITRLLRDSLGGTAHTLMVACVSPSHHSVAETLSVLQFASKARHIRNRPGATSTHSEVKSSPTAWDPGKARLGELEYEVHTLRELLKEKEREMEKEKASGRAGEGDSFRQSSPVCVSELGKKINQEEQSQYCSLALEAAALLADIADSSSSHSFRERLLDWQERLTAVNNSHQIIDKDCLQRHRDQPDDITLLKFKEELKKCQEALAVEEQLLEQKDAELRQVQKKVEILLQENKTHLRALEEEKEHTRIQAEQLVDQQILIDRLRSDLITFQSATSGVTVEAGASRNSGKRPHSVPLIRHSCGARPPRKIHSSPPAYSLERVMAAFKMRGHLLLAEIEEKDEVYCPFIREEKLESNNKDQMEDDEYASRIRFRRSLNRTWTSRSKIQPEKVTVGTRENHTQQSHMRKERLRASVTQRRIQDLSVNMHMKEELIKELDKTEEEAQEVDRHARHSADDRDPDVLAKLYMQRQKVRSEVYHSLQHMRLQRAQLQTSLRQQRESRNNIEQNQNGEKSTEDFTMCKTNHKEESKKKLCDSSWLEVEEEQVLQKRAELQELEEELRRREEVLLHREACLQQKSKLEIKRLRSSQALSRDLLRVSVQLESVEEQLQSTTNARWTVTMEELEKERDMLKKRRETLDAQLKENRVLSVEEEHSLLQLDEAIEALDAALEFKNHCIQEKQNKLLITDSPSHQSQSIEPAQFCDIIRKLKKLSPAETLELLVKYFNKSTMVKWKLNADLFFYFEETFIFSPFLVPHN; the protein is encoded by the exons ATGAGCGAGGTGTGTGTCCAGGTGGCGGCTCGGATCCGTCCCCTGCTTCCCAGGGAAGTGCTCCACAATCACCAGGTGTGTGTACGGGTGGTGCCGGGATCCGCACAGGTGATGCTCGGCTCCGACCGACTTTTCTCCTTCGACCACGCGTTTGGACCGACAGACAGCCAGGATGAGGTGTACGAGTCCTGCGTCCGGCCCCTGGTGGAGTCCCTGGTCGACGGATACAACGCCACCGTGTTCTGTTACGGACAAACCGGGTCAGGAAAGACGTACACAGTGGGTGGAGGACACCTGG ACGCAGATGGAGGAATTATTGACCGTGTGGCCCAGGATGTGTTCCTGCTGCTGggggaaaagaggaagaacagtGATGGCGTGGAGGCAAAAGTGCGGGTGTCATATATTGAGCTGTACAAGGAGGAGCTGCGGGACCTGCTGGAGCTGCACACTGTTCACAAAGAGCTTCATATCAGAGAGGATGAGAGGGGAAACACAG TGGTGGTAGGAGCCAAAGAGATGGTCGTCACCTCAGCAGAGGAACTATTCAGTGTCTTACAGACGGGTAATGCCCTGCGCCACACTGGCACCACTGGAATGAACGAGCACTCCAGTCGCTCGCACACCATCCTTACCCTTCAGCTCATCCAATGTTGCCACAACATCAACTCCTCCATGAAGTCTGTCCACTTCTCCAAACTCTGTCTGGTTGACTTGGCAGGCTCTGAGCGTGCTGGAAAAACAGGCAACACAGGTACACGACTCAAAGAGTCCGTTCACATCAATACAGGCCTGCTCGCACTGGGCAATGTTATCCGTGCCCTCTCTGACCCTGCTCGAAATCGCCGTGGTAGCAACTGTATCACTGCACACATACCATATCGTGATGCCAAGATCACACGTCTGCTCCGTGATTCACTGGGGGGAACAGCCCATACGCTCATGGTGGCATGTGTTAGCCCCTCTCATCACAGTGTGGCGGAAACTCTGAGTGTTCTGCAGTTTGCATCCAAGGCTCGTCATATTCGCAACCGTCCCGGAGCAACATCTACTCATTCAGAGGTTAAATCATCTCCTACAGCTTGGGACCCTGGCAAGGCTCGATTAGGGGAGTTGGAGTATGAAGTACACACACTTAGAGAGCtgctgaaggagaaggagagagagatggaaaaggaaaaagcaaGTGGAAGAGCTGGAGAAGGGGACAGCTTCAGACAGTCCAGTCCGGTGTGTGTATCTGAGCTAGGTAAGAAGATCAACCAAGAGGAACAGTCACAGTACTGCAGCCTGGCACTggaagctgcagctctgcttgCAGATATCGCTGACTCCTCTTCAAGTCATTCTTTTAGGGAGCGACTACTGGATTGGCAGGAGAGACTCACAGCTGTCAATAACTCACATCAAATAATTGACAAGGATTgtttacagagacacagagaccaACCTGACGATATCACCTTGTTAAAGTTCAAAGAAGAACTCAAGAAATGCCAG GAAGCACTTGCTGTAgaggagcagctgctggagcagAAAGATGCAGAACTGAGACAGGTACAAAAAAAAGTAGAGATACTTCTTCAAGAGAACAAAACCCACCTCCGGGccttagaggaagaaaaggagcaTACCCGTATCCAG gCTGAACAACTGGTTGACCAGCAGATTCTGATTGATCGTCTTCGCAGCGACCTCATTACCTTTCAAAGTGCAACCTCAGGTGTAACAGTGGAGGCAGGGGCTTCTAGGAACTCGGGGAAGAGGCCCCATAGTGTCCCTCTGATCAGACACAGCTGTGGAGCGAGGCCTCCCAGGAAG ATTCACTCCAGTCCCCCAGCCTACTCACTGGAGAGGGTGATGGCAGCTTTTAAGATGCGTGGTCATCTCCTGCTGGCTGAGATTGAGGAAAAAGATGAAGTGTACTGTCCATTCATAAGAGAAGAAAAGTTAGAGAGCAACAACAAGGACCAAATGGAGGATGACGAATATGCCAGCAGAATCAGATTTAG GCGTTCTCTAAACCGAACATGGACCAGCCGGTCGAAGATACAACCTGAGAAAGTTACAG TAGGCACCCGAGAAAACCACACCCAGCAAAGCCACATGAGGAAGGAGAGACTAAGAGCCAGTGTTACTCAGAGGAGGATCCAAGATTTGTCAGTCAACATGCACATGAAAGAGGAGCTAATCAAAGAGCTTGACAAAACTG AGGAGGAGGCCCAAGAAGTGGACCGACATGCCAGACACAGTGCGGATGACAGAGACCCTGACGTGCTGGCTAAACTTTACATGCAGAGGCAGAAGGTCCGATCAGAAGTGTACCACAGCCTGCAGCACATGAGGCTGCAGAGAGCACAGCTTCAAACCAGCctcagacagcagagagagagtaGGAACAACAtagaacaaaaccaaaatggG gAGAAAAGCACAGAAGATTTTACAATGTGTAAAACCAATCACAAAGAAGAATCTAAGAAAAAG CTGTGCGACAGTAGTTGGCTGGAGGTGGAAGAGGAGCAGGTGCTTcagaagagagcagagctgcaggagctggaagaggagctgaggagaagagaggaggtgctCCTGCATAGAGAAGCCTGTCTACAACAGAAAAGCAAACTGGAGATCAAGAGGCTACGCTCTAGTCAG GCTCTAAGTCGAGACCTGCTACGTGTGTCAGTTCAGTTGGAGtctgtggaggagcagctgcaaAGCACTACCAATGCAAGATGGACTGTCACCATGGAGGaactggagaaggagagagacatgCTTAAAAAACGGAGAGAGACTCTGGATGCacagctgaaagaaaacagagtgCTAAGTGTGGAG GAGGAGCATTCTCTTCTCCAACTGGATGAAGCCATTGAAGCTCTGGATGCAGCACTGGAGTTTAAAAACCACTGTATCcaggaaaaacagaacaagttGTTAATAACAGACTCCCCGTCACATCAGTCACAAAGCATCGAACCTGCTCAGTTCTGTGATATCATCAGGAAGCTGAAGAAACTCTCACCAGCTGAGACTTTGGAGCTACTCGTCAAATATTTCAACAAG TCTACTATGGTCAAATGGAAACTAAATGCTGACCTTTTTTTCTATTTCGAggagacatttattttttctccttttctcgTCCCCCATAATTGA
- the LOC113149980 gene encoding kinesin-like protein KIF27 isoform X2: MSEVCVQVAARIRPLLPREVLHNHQVCVRVVPGSAQVMLGSDRLFSFDHAFGPTDSQDEVYESCVRPLVESLVDGYNATVFCYGQTGSGKTYTVGGGHLDADGGIIDRVAQDVFLLLGEKRKNSDGVEAKVRVSYIELYKEELRDLLELHTVHKELHIREDERGNTVVVGAKEMVVTSAEELFSVLQTGNALRHTGTTGMNEHSSRSHTILTLQLIQCCHNINSSMKSVHFSKLCLVDLAGSERAGKTGNTGTRLKESVHINTGLLALGNVIRALSDPARNRRGSNCITAHIPYRDAKITRLLRDSLGGTAHTLMVACVSPSHHSVAETLSVLQFASKARHIRNRPGATSTHSEVKSSPTAWDPGKARLGELEYEVHTLRELLKEKEREMEKEKASGRAGEGDSFRQSSPVCVSELGKKINQEEQSQYCSLALEAAALLADIADSSSSHSFRERLLDWQERLTAVNNSHQIIDKDCLQRHRDQPDDITLLKFKEELKKCQEALAVEEQLLEQKDAELRQVQKKVEILLQENKTHLRALEEEKEHTRIQAEQLVDQQILIDRLRSDLITFQSATSGVTVEAGASRNSGKRPHSVPLIRHSCGARPPRKIHSSPPAYSLERVMAAFKMRGHLLLAEIEEKDEVYCPFIREEKLESNNKDQMEDDEYASRIRFRRSLNRTWTSRSKIQPEKVTGTRENHTQQSHMRKERLRASVTQRRIQDLSVNMHMKEELIKELDKTEEEAQEVDRHARHSADDRDPDVLAKLYMQRQKVRSEVYHSLQHMRLQRAQLQTSLRQQRESRNNIEQNQNGEKSTEDFTMCKTNHKEESKKKLCDSSWLEVEEEQVLQKRAELQELEEELRRREEVLLHREACLQQKSKLEIKRLRSSQALSRDLLRVSVQLESVEEQLQSTTNARWTVTMEELEKERDMLKKRRETLDAQLKENRVLSVEEEHSLLQLDEAIEALDAALEFKNHCIQEKQNKLLITDSPSHQSQSIEPAQFCDIIRKLKKLSPAETLELLVKYFNKVVCLREIERHLRLRCEELELQAREQGVVLQEMEVAMQHLAVNADRRLTQQHRDHQNDIQLLLQKLKLQEGGTGEPQQAIQDRLQHLEKELFFYKSSSRQLKKKLKELLGGALHADDQPSHKQNERQSNNIQLHASENKSQSHTEEVQTKTHITPTYTKIHAEQTEQKSNAKMKKLAQQPPHPSSSSELQVSIKTKMSEYKQMDIQSQGSSEREVGHYEQSLEMKPVRLCRRELRQISPADLQVSGPATGRRHSVVSTSTESALEDSIEVPRNTDR, encoded by the exons ATGAGCGAGGTGTGTGTCCAGGTGGCGGCTCGGATCCGTCCCCTGCTTCCCAGGGAAGTGCTCCACAATCACCAGGTGTGTGTACGGGTGGTGCCGGGATCCGCACAGGTGATGCTCGGCTCCGACCGACTTTTCTCCTTCGACCACGCGTTTGGACCGACAGACAGCCAGGATGAGGTGTACGAGTCCTGCGTCCGGCCCCTGGTGGAGTCCCTGGTCGACGGATACAACGCCACCGTGTTCTGTTACGGACAAACCGGGTCAGGAAAGACGTACACAGTGGGTGGAGGACACCTGG ACGCAGATGGAGGAATTATTGACCGTGTGGCCCAGGATGTGTTCCTGCTGCTGggggaaaagaggaagaacagtGATGGCGTGGAGGCAAAAGTGCGGGTGTCATATATTGAGCTGTACAAGGAGGAGCTGCGGGACCTGCTGGAGCTGCACACTGTTCACAAAGAGCTTCATATCAGAGAGGATGAGAGGGGAAACACAG TGGTGGTAGGAGCCAAAGAGATGGTCGTCACCTCAGCAGAGGAACTATTCAGTGTCTTACAGACGGGTAATGCCCTGCGCCACACTGGCACCACTGGAATGAACGAGCACTCCAGTCGCTCGCACACCATCCTTACCCTTCAGCTCATCCAATGTTGCCACAACATCAACTCCTCCATGAAGTCTGTCCACTTCTCCAAACTCTGTCTGGTTGACTTGGCAGGCTCTGAGCGTGCTGGAAAAACAGGCAACACAGGTACACGACTCAAAGAGTCCGTTCACATCAATACAGGCCTGCTCGCACTGGGCAATGTTATCCGTGCCCTCTCTGACCCTGCTCGAAATCGCCGTGGTAGCAACTGTATCACTGCACACATACCATATCGTGATGCCAAGATCACACGTCTGCTCCGTGATTCACTGGGGGGAACAGCCCATACGCTCATGGTGGCATGTGTTAGCCCCTCTCATCACAGTGTGGCGGAAACTCTGAGTGTTCTGCAGTTTGCATCCAAGGCTCGTCATATTCGCAACCGTCCCGGAGCAACATCTACTCATTCAGAGGTTAAATCATCTCCTACAGCTTGGGACCCTGGCAAGGCTCGATTAGGGGAGTTGGAGTATGAAGTACACACACTTAGAGAGCtgctgaaggagaaggagagagagatggaaaaggaaaaagcaaGTGGAAGAGCTGGAGAAGGGGACAGCTTCAGACAGTCCAGTCCGGTGTGTGTATCTGAGCTAGGTAAGAAGATCAACCAAGAGGAACAGTCACAGTACTGCAGCCTGGCACTggaagctgcagctctgcttgCAGATATCGCTGACTCCTCTTCAAGTCATTCTTTTAGGGAGCGACTACTGGATTGGCAGGAGAGACTCACAGCTGTCAATAACTCACATCAAATAATTGACAAGGATTgtttacagagacacagagaccaACCTGACGATATCACCTTGTTAAAGTTCAAAGAAGAACTCAAGAAATGCCAG GAAGCACTTGCTGTAgaggagcagctgctggagcagAAAGATGCAGAACTGAGACAGGTACAAAAAAAAGTAGAGATACTTCTTCAAGAGAACAAAACCCACCTCCGGGccttagaggaagaaaaggagcaTACCCGTATCCAG gCTGAACAACTGGTTGACCAGCAGATTCTGATTGATCGTCTTCGCAGCGACCTCATTACCTTTCAAAGTGCAACCTCAGGTGTAACAGTGGAGGCAGGGGCTTCTAGGAACTCGGGGAAGAGGCCCCATAGTGTCCCTCTGATCAGACACAGCTGTGGAGCGAGGCCTCCCAGGAAG ATTCACTCCAGTCCCCCAGCCTACTCACTGGAGAGGGTGATGGCAGCTTTTAAGATGCGTGGTCATCTCCTGCTGGCTGAGATTGAGGAAAAAGATGAAGTGTACTGTCCATTCATAAGAGAAGAAAAGTTAGAGAGCAACAACAAGGACCAAATGGAGGATGACGAATATGCCAGCAGAATCAGATTTAG GCGTTCTCTAAACCGAACATGGACCAGCCGGTCGAAGATACAACCTGAGAAAGTTACAG GCACCCGAGAAAACCACACCCAGCAAAGCCACATGAGGAAGGAGAGACTAAGAGCCAGTGTTACTCAGAGGAGGATCCAAGATTTGTCAGTCAACATGCACATGAAAGAGGAGCTAATCAAAGAGCTTGACAAAACTG AGGAGGAGGCCCAAGAAGTGGACCGACATGCCAGACACAGTGCGGATGACAGAGACCCTGACGTGCTGGCTAAACTTTACATGCAGAGGCAGAAGGTCCGATCAGAAGTGTACCACAGCCTGCAGCACATGAGGCTGCAGAGAGCACAGCTTCAAACCAGCctcagacagcagagagagagtaGGAACAACAtagaacaaaaccaaaatggG gAGAAAAGCACAGAAGATTTTACAATGTGTAAAACCAATCACAAAGAAGAATCTAAGAAAAAG CTGTGCGACAGTAGTTGGCTGGAGGTGGAAGAGGAGCAGGTGCTTcagaagagagcagagctgcaggagctggaagaggagctgaggagaagagaggaggtgctCCTGCATAGAGAAGCCTGTCTACAACAGAAAAGCAAACTGGAGATCAAGAGGCTACGCTCTAGTCAG GCTCTAAGTCGAGACCTGCTACGTGTGTCAGTTCAGTTGGAGtctgtggaggagcagctgcaaAGCACTACCAATGCAAGATGGACTGTCACCATGGAGGaactggagaaggagagagacatgCTTAAAAAACGGAGAGAGACTCTGGATGCacagctgaaagaaaacagagtgCTAAGTGTGGAG GAGGAGCATTCTCTTCTCCAACTGGATGAAGCCATTGAAGCTCTGGATGCAGCACTGGAGTTTAAAAACCACTGTATCcaggaaaaacagaacaagttGTTAATAACAGACTCCCCGTCACATCAGTCACAAAGCATCGAACCTGCTCAGTTCTGTGATATCATCAGGAAGCTGAAGAAACTCTCACCAGCTGAGACTTTGGAGCTACTCGTCAAATATTTCAACAAG GTTGTTTGTCTTCGTGAGATAGAGCGCCATTTGCGTTTGCGCTGTGAAGAGCTGGAACTTCAAGCTAGAGAGCAAGGGGTGGTGTTGCAAGAGATGGAGGTTGCCATGCAGCACCTGGCCGTGAACGCAGACCGCAGGCTCACCCAGCAGCACAGAGATCACCAGAATGACATCCAGCTACTGCTGCAGAAACTGAAACTTCAAG AGGGTGGTACAGGAGAGCCACAGCAGGCTATCCAAGACAGACTACAGCATCTAGAGAAAGAGCTGTTTTTCTACAAAAGCTCCAGCCGGCAGCTCAAAAAGAAACTCAAAGAGCTTCTTGGTGGTGCCCTACACGCTGATGATCAAccttcacacaaacagaatgagAGACAATCTAACAATATTCAGTTGCATGCAAGTGAAAACAAATCCCAGTCACACACTGAAGAAgtacagacaaagacacatatTACACCAACATACACAAAGATACATGCTGagcaaacagaacaaaagagCAATGCTAAGATGAAGAAACTTGCACAACAACCCCCCCATCCCTCCTCATCTTCTGAGCTTCAAGTCTccataaagacaaaaatgtctGAATACAAACAGATGGACATACAGTCTCAGGGGAGTAGTGAAAGAGAGGTTGGTCACTATGAGCAAAGTTTAGAGATGAAACCAGTGCGTTTGTGTCGCAGAGAGCTGAGACAGATCTCTCCAGCTGACCTGCAGGTGTCTGGTCCTGCCACAGGAAGGCGACACTCTGTTGTCAGTACCAGCACTGAGTCAGCGCTAGAGGATTCAATAGAAGTGCCTAGAAACACTGACAGATGA
- the LOC113149980 gene encoding kinesin-like protein KIF27 isoform X1, with amino-acid sequence MSEVCVQVAARIRPLLPREVLHNHQVCVRVVPGSAQVMLGSDRLFSFDHAFGPTDSQDEVYESCVRPLVESLVDGYNATVFCYGQTGSGKTYTVGGGHLDADGGIIDRVAQDVFLLLGEKRKNSDGVEAKVRVSYIELYKEELRDLLELHTVHKELHIREDERGNTVVVGAKEMVVTSAEELFSVLQTGNALRHTGTTGMNEHSSRSHTILTLQLIQCCHNINSSMKSVHFSKLCLVDLAGSERAGKTGNTGTRLKESVHINTGLLALGNVIRALSDPARNRRGSNCITAHIPYRDAKITRLLRDSLGGTAHTLMVACVSPSHHSVAETLSVLQFASKARHIRNRPGATSTHSEVKSSPTAWDPGKARLGELEYEVHTLRELLKEKEREMEKEKASGRAGEGDSFRQSSPVCVSELGKKINQEEQSQYCSLALEAAALLADIADSSSSHSFRERLLDWQERLTAVNNSHQIIDKDCLQRHRDQPDDITLLKFKEELKKCQEALAVEEQLLEQKDAELRQVQKKVEILLQENKTHLRALEEEKEHTRIQAEQLVDQQILIDRLRSDLITFQSATSGVTVEAGASRNSGKRPHSVPLIRHSCGARPPRKIHSSPPAYSLERVMAAFKMRGHLLLAEIEEKDEVYCPFIREEKLESNNKDQMEDDEYASRIRFRRSLNRTWTSRSKIQPEKVTVGTRENHTQQSHMRKERLRASVTQRRIQDLSVNMHMKEELIKELDKTEEEAQEVDRHARHSADDRDPDVLAKLYMQRQKVRSEVYHSLQHMRLQRAQLQTSLRQQRESRNNIEQNQNGEKSTEDFTMCKTNHKEESKKKLCDSSWLEVEEEQVLQKRAELQELEEELRRREEVLLHREACLQQKSKLEIKRLRSSQALSRDLLRVSVQLESVEEQLQSTTNARWTVTMEELEKERDMLKKRRETLDAQLKENRVLSVEEEHSLLQLDEAIEALDAALEFKNHCIQEKQNKLLITDSPSHQSQSIEPAQFCDIIRKLKKLSPAETLELLVKYFNKVVCLREIERHLRLRCEELELQAREQGVVLQEMEVAMQHLAVNADRRLTQQHRDHQNDIQLLLQKLKLQEGGTGEPQQAIQDRLQHLEKELFFYKSSSRQLKKKLKELLGGALHADDQPSHKQNERQSNNIQLHASENKSQSHTEEVQTKTHITPTYTKIHAEQTEQKSNAKMKKLAQQPPHPSSSSELQVSIKTKMSEYKQMDIQSQGSSEREVGHYEQSLEMKPVRLCRRELRQISPADLQVSGPATGRRHSVVSTSTESALEDSIEVPRNTDR; translated from the exons ATGAGCGAGGTGTGTGTCCAGGTGGCGGCTCGGATCCGTCCCCTGCTTCCCAGGGAAGTGCTCCACAATCACCAGGTGTGTGTACGGGTGGTGCCGGGATCCGCACAGGTGATGCTCGGCTCCGACCGACTTTTCTCCTTCGACCACGCGTTTGGACCGACAGACAGCCAGGATGAGGTGTACGAGTCCTGCGTCCGGCCCCTGGTGGAGTCCCTGGTCGACGGATACAACGCCACCGTGTTCTGTTACGGACAAACCGGGTCAGGAAAGACGTACACAGTGGGTGGAGGACACCTGG ACGCAGATGGAGGAATTATTGACCGTGTGGCCCAGGATGTGTTCCTGCTGCTGggggaaaagaggaagaacagtGATGGCGTGGAGGCAAAAGTGCGGGTGTCATATATTGAGCTGTACAAGGAGGAGCTGCGGGACCTGCTGGAGCTGCACACTGTTCACAAAGAGCTTCATATCAGAGAGGATGAGAGGGGAAACACAG TGGTGGTAGGAGCCAAAGAGATGGTCGTCACCTCAGCAGAGGAACTATTCAGTGTCTTACAGACGGGTAATGCCCTGCGCCACACTGGCACCACTGGAATGAACGAGCACTCCAGTCGCTCGCACACCATCCTTACCCTTCAGCTCATCCAATGTTGCCACAACATCAACTCCTCCATGAAGTCTGTCCACTTCTCCAAACTCTGTCTGGTTGACTTGGCAGGCTCTGAGCGTGCTGGAAAAACAGGCAACACAGGTACACGACTCAAAGAGTCCGTTCACATCAATACAGGCCTGCTCGCACTGGGCAATGTTATCCGTGCCCTCTCTGACCCTGCTCGAAATCGCCGTGGTAGCAACTGTATCACTGCACACATACCATATCGTGATGCCAAGATCACACGTCTGCTCCGTGATTCACTGGGGGGAACAGCCCATACGCTCATGGTGGCATGTGTTAGCCCCTCTCATCACAGTGTGGCGGAAACTCTGAGTGTTCTGCAGTTTGCATCCAAGGCTCGTCATATTCGCAACCGTCCCGGAGCAACATCTACTCATTCAGAGGTTAAATCATCTCCTACAGCTTGGGACCCTGGCAAGGCTCGATTAGGGGAGTTGGAGTATGAAGTACACACACTTAGAGAGCtgctgaaggagaaggagagagagatggaaaaggaaaaagcaaGTGGAAGAGCTGGAGAAGGGGACAGCTTCAGACAGTCCAGTCCGGTGTGTGTATCTGAGCTAGGTAAGAAGATCAACCAAGAGGAACAGTCACAGTACTGCAGCCTGGCACTggaagctgcagctctgcttgCAGATATCGCTGACTCCTCTTCAAGTCATTCTTTTAGGGAGCGACTACTGGATTGGCAGGAGAGACTCACAGCTGTCAATAACTCACATCAAATAATTGACAAGGATTgtttacagagacacagagaccaACCTGACGATATCACCTTGTTAAAGTTCAAAGAAGAACTCAAGAAATGCCAG GAAGCACTTGCTGTAgaggagcagctgctggagcagAAAGATGCAGAACTGAGACAGGTACAAAAAAAAGTAGAGATACTTCTTCAAGAGAACAAAACCCACCTCCGGGccttagaggaagaaaaggagcaTACCCGTATCCAG gCTGAACAACTGGTTGACCAGCAGATTCTGATTGATCGTCTTCGCAGCGACCTCATTACCTTTCAAAGTGCAACCTCAGGTGTAACAGTGGAGGCAGGGGCTTCTAGGAACTCGGGGAAGAGGCCCCATAGTGTCCCTCTGATCAGACACAGCTGTGGAGCGAGGCCTCCCAGGAAG ATTCACTCCAGTCCCCCAGCCTACTCACTGGAGAGGGTGATGGCAGCTTTTAAGATGCGTGGTCATCTCCTGCTGGCTGAGATTGAGGAAAAAGATGAAGTGTACTGTCCATTCATAAGAGAAGAAAAGTTAGAGAGCAACAACAAGGACCAAATGGAGGATGACGAATATGCCAGCAGAATCAGATTTAG GCGTTCTCTAAACCGAACATGGACCAGCCGGTCGAAGATACAACCTGAGAAAGTTACAG TAGGCACCCGAGAAAACCACACCCAGCAAAGCCACATGAGGAAGGAGAGACTAAGAGCCAGTGTTACTCAGAGGAGGATCCAAGATTTGTCAGTCAACATGCACATGAAAGAGGAGCTAATCAAAGAGCTTGACAAAACTG AGGAGGAGGCCCAAGAAGTGGACCGACATGCCAGACACAGTGCGGATGACAGAGACCCTGACGTGCTGGCTAAACTTTACATGCAGAGGCAGAAGGTCCGATCAGAAGTGTACCACAGCCTGCAGCACATGAGGCTGCAGAGAGCACAGCTTCAAACCAGCctcagacagcagagagagagtaGGAACAACAtagaacaaaaccaaaatggG gAGAAAAGCACAGAAGATTTTACAATGTGTAAAACCAATCACAAAGAAGAATCTAAGAAAAAG CTGTGCGACAGTAGTTGGCTGGAGGTGGAAGAGGAGCAGGTGCTTcagaagagagcagagctgcaggagctggaagaggagctgaggagaagagaggaggtgctCCTGCATAGAGAAGCCTGTCTACAACAGAAAAGCAAACTGGAGATCAAGAGGCTACGCTCTAGTCAG GCTCTAAGTCGAGACCTGCTACGTGTGTCAGTTCAGTTGGAGtctgtggaggagcagctgcaaAGCACTACCAATGCAAGATGGACTGTCACCATGGAGGaactggagaaggagagagacatgCTTAAAAAACGGAGAGAGACTCTGGATGCacagctgaaagaaaacagagtgCTAAGTGTGGAG GAGGAGCATTCTCTTCTCCAACTGGATGAAGCCATTGAAGCTCTGGATGCAGCACTGGAGTTTAAAAACCACTGTATCcaggaaaaacagaacaagttGTTAATAACAGACTCCCCGTCACATCAGTCACAAAGCATCGAACCTGCTCAGTTCTGTGATATCATCAGGAAGCTGAAGAAACTCTCACCAGCTGAGACTTTGGAGCTACTCGTCAAATATTTCAACAAG GTTGTTTGTCTTCGTGAGATAGAGCGCCATTTGCGTTTGCGCTGTGAAGAGCTGGAACTTCAAGCTAGAGAGCAAGGGGTGGTGTTGCAAGAGATGGAGGTTGCCATGCAGCACCTGGCCGTGAACGCAGACCGCAGGCTCACCCAGCAGCACAGAGATCACCAGAATGACATCCAGCTACTGCTGCAGAAACTGAAACTTCAAG AGGGTGGTACAGGAGAGCCACAGCAGGCTATCCAAGACAGACTACAGCATCTAGAGAAAGAGCTGTTTTTCTACAAAAGCTCCAGCCGGCAGCTCAAAAAGAAACTCAAAGAGCTTCTTGGTGGTGCCCTACACGCTGATGATCAAccttcacacaaacagaatgagAGACAATCTAACAATATTCAGTTGCATGCAAGTGAAAACAAATCCCAGTCACACACTGAAGAAgtacagacaaagacacatatTACACCAACATACACAAAGATACATGCTGagcaaacagaacaaaagagCAATGCTAAGATGAAGAAACTTGCACAACAACCCCCCCATCCCTCCTCATCTTCTGAGCTTCAAGTCTccataaagacaaaaatgtctGAATACAAACAGATGGACATACAGTCTCAGGGGAGTAGTGAAAGAGAGGTTGGTCACTATGAGCAAAGTTTAGAGATGAAACCAGTGCGTTTGTGTCGCAGAGAGCTGAGACAGATCTCTCCAGCTGACCTGCAGGTGTCTGGTCCTGCCACAGGAAGGCGACACTCTGTTGTCAGTACCAGCACTGAGTCAGCGCTAGAGGATTCAATAGAAGTGCCTAGAAACACTGACAGATGA